In the Ruminococcus sp. OA3 genome, one interval contains:
- a CDS encoding S41 family peptidase has translation MSNNRKNSLECFILGVMVTILVFLMYRFVDTTFLQGRGDTSPESRTARAKVEEIDGLIEQEYLFDADGDDLSQGMYAGLVEGLGDKYSRYYTKEEYEAVQQSNEGHYEGIGVVMMQDKDSGMVQVAHCYEGSPAAEAGVREGDIIYKIGDTVVADKDLSEVSDAIKDSESDVIHLTVYRQTEKRYIEVDLEKAEVEIPAVSYKMLQDEVGYIVIYQFTAVVPEQFQKACQLLTEQGMKRLIVDLRDNPGGLLTSVCDTLNSFMPKGLLVYTEDRNGNRTEHFSEGKTPLDIPLVVLVNQNSASSAEIFAGAVKDYGVGTLVGTTTYGKGIVQKTFGLNDGSVVKLTVSSYYTPNGINIHGTGIEPDVEVEQPEDATEDLQLEKALELICKE, from the coding sequence ATGTCGAATAATAGAAAAAACAGCCTGGAGTGTTTTATTCTCGGTGTGATGGTTACGATACTGGTGTTTCTGATGTACCGTTTTGTGGATACGACATTCCTGCAGGGGAGGGGCGACACATCCCCGGAGAGCAGGACTGCCAGAGCGAAAGTCGAGGAGATCGACGGTCTTATTGAACAGGAGTATCTGTTTGATGCGGATGGAGATGATCTGTCACAGGGAATGTATGCAGGTCTTGTAGAAGGGCTTGGGGATAAGTATTCCCGCTATTATACAAAGGAAGAGTATGAGGCCGTGCAGCAAAGTAATGAGGGTCATTACGAAGGCATAGGGGTCGTGATGATGCAGGATAAGGATTCCGGTATGGTTCAGGTGGCACACTGTTATGAGGGAAGCCCGGCTGCTGAAGCAGGGGTTCGGGAAGGTGATATCATCTACAAGATCGGAGACACGGTTGTTGCGGATAAAGATTTATCCGAGGTTTCAGATGCCATCAAGGACAGTGAAAGTGATGTTATTCATCTGACGGTATACCGCCAGACGGAAAAAAGATATATAGAAGTGGATCTCGAAAAAGCTGAAGTCGAGATACCTGCAGTATCTTACAAGATGCTGCAGGATGAGGTGGGCTATATTGTCATCTATCAGTTTACCGCTGTCGTACCGGAACAGTTCCAGAAAGCGTGTCAGCTGCTTACAGAACAGGGGATGAAGCGGCTGATCGTGGATCTGAGAGACAATCCGGGAGGTCTTTTGACCTCTGTATGTGACACGCTGAACTCCTTTATGCCAAAAGGACTTCTTGTATACACCGAAGACCGGAATGGAAACCGCACAGAACACTTCAGCGAGGGGAAAACACCGCTTGATATACCGCTTGTTGTGCTCGTCAATCAGAACAGCGCGAGCTCTGCGGAAATATTTGCGGGAGCTGTGAAGGATTACGGCGTCGGGACGCTTGTCGGTACGACGACGTACGGAAAAGGAATCGTTCAGAAAACATTTGGATTAAATGACGGCAGTGTGGTGAAACTTACGGTTTCCAGCTACTATACGCCAAACGGGATCAATATACACGGCACCGGGATCGAGCCGGATGTAGAGGTTGAACAGCCGGAAGATGCCACGGAAGATCTGCAGCTGGAAAAAGCACTGGAGTTAATTTGTAAAGAATAA
- the ftsX gene encoding permease-like cell division protein FtsX — protein MRISTIGYSAKQGVVNIGRNIIFSLASIATIAACVFLFGLVFSIVINFNYIVKNVEEGVSITVFFDEDADQATIDAIGEQIKARTEVTEVEYVSAQQAWDEFKKDYFKDAEDAAEGFENDNPLSNAANYVVKVDKIEHQADLITYIEGLNGVKNVNHSEGAANTLTTFNRLLGMISVAIIGILLAVAIFLISNTVSVGIAVRREEIGIMKLIGATNGFVRAPFIIEGLIIGLIGAAIPLLILYFMYNKTIGYILERFNVLSSIVSFLEVRQVFEVLVPAGLILGMGIGLIGSVITIRKHLRV, from the coding sequence ATGCGAATTAGTACGATTGGATACAGTGCGAAGCAGGGTGTTGTCAACATTGGCAGAAATATTATTTTTTCACTTGCTTCCATAGCGACAATAGCAGCCTGTGTTTTTCTGTTTGGACTTGTGTTTTCTATTGTTATCAATTTTAATTATATTGTCAAAAATGTGGAGGAGGGCGTATCCATCACCGTATTCTTTGATGAGGATGCTGACCAGGCAACGATTGATGCGATTGGAGAACAGATTAAGGCGCGTACGGAGGTTACAGAGGTAGAATACGTCTCTGCACAGCAGGCCTGGGACGAATTTAAAAAAGATTATTTTAAAGACGCTGAGGATGCTGCGGAAGGGTTTGAAAATGATAATCCACTCAGCAATGCAGCCAACTATGTTGTTAAAGTTGACAAGATAGAACATCAGGCTGATCTGATTACATACATTGAAGGTCTGAACGGTGTCAAGAATGTCAATCATTCTGAAGGAGCGGCGAATACGCTGACTACGTTTAACCGTCTGCTGGGAATGATCTCTGTTGCGATCATCGGCATTCTGCTGGCGGTTGCCATCTTCCTTATCAGCAATACGGTATCAGTCGGCATAGCTGTCCGAAGAGAAGAGATCGGCATCATGAAACTGATCGGAGCTACAAATGGATTTGTCCGTGCACCGTTTATCATAGAAGGGCTGATCATTGGTCTTATCGGTGCGGCAATACCTCTTCTCATCCTGTATTTTATGTATAATAAGACGATCGGGTATATTCTGGAAAGATTCAATGTGCTGAGCAGTATCGTATCATTCCTGGAAGTGCGCCAGGTATTTGAAGTACTGGTTCCGGCAGGTCTGATTCTTGGAATGGGTATCGGACTGATCGGAAGTGTGATTACTATCAGGAAACATCTCAGAGTATAA
- the ftsE gene encoding cell division ATP-binding protein FtsE, giving the protein MITLKGVSKSYGKGQPAIDRMDLQIDKGEFVFVVGNSGSGKSTLIKLLLKELEPTEGTIEVNGQILNTMKRRKVPKYRRGVGVVFQDFRLLKDRNVFENVAFAQRVIERPNRVIKKRVPEVLTLVGLAEKYKSYPKELSGGEQQRVALARALVNRPNILLADEPTGNLDPKTSFEIMKLLEEINERGTTVLVVTHNRDIVNTMKKRVIAMKKGVIVSDEQEGEYHAN; this is encoded by the coding sequence ATGATTACGTTAAAGGGCGTAAGCAAATCCTACGGAAAAGGCCAGCCGGCCATTGACCGAATGGATTTGCAGATTGATAAGGGGGAATTTGTTTTTGTTGTGGGGAACAGTGGATCCGGGAAATCCACATTGATTAAACTGCTTTTAAAAGAGCTGGAACCCACAGAAGGCACAATTGAGGTTAACGGTCAGATTCTTAATACGATGAAGCGCAGAAAAGTACCAAAATACCGCCGCGGGGTCGGTGTCGTATTTCAGGACTTCCGTCTGCTCAAGGACAGGAATGTCTTTGAAAATGTTGCATTTGCTCAGCGTGTCATCGAACGCCCAAACAGGGTGATTAAAAAAAGAGTACCGGAGGTTCTTACTCTGGTAGGACTGGCAGAAAAATATAAGTCATATCCGAAAGAGCTGTCCGGAGGTGAGCAGCAGAGGGTTGCGCTGGCAAGGGCCCTTGTCAACAGACCGAATATACTGCTCGCGGATGAGCCTACGGGAAATCTGGATCCTAAAACTTCATTTGAAATTATGAAGCTTCTGGAGGAAATCAACGAGCGTGGAACAACCGTATTGGTCGTTACTCATAACCGTGACATCGTAAACACAATGAAAAAGCGTGTGATCGCGATGAAGAAAGGCGTCATTGTAAGCGACGAACAAGAAGGTGAATACCATGCGAATTAG
- a CDS encoding helix-turn-helix domain-containing protein, whose amino-acid sequence MISNQILQNTIEGLKTISRADLCIMDIEGKVLVSTFAEQVASSAEVLSFVESQADSQVIKGFQYFKVYDEHQLEYVLIAGGGSEDIYMIGKLAAFQIENLLIAYKERFDKDNFIKNLLLDNLLLVDIYNRAKKLHIEVNARRVVFILETNQSKDYNLLECIKNMFHGKNGDFITAVDEKNIIIVKELSETDGYDEMNKIAVSILDTLGYGTVGETHIAYGTIVKELKEVSRSYKEARMALDVGKIFFGDRDVIAYSSLGIGRLIYQLPIPLCKMFIKEIFADKSPDDFDEETLVTINKFFENSLNVSETSRQLYIHRNTLVYRLDKLQKSTGLDLRVFEDAITFKIALMVVRYMQYMETLDY is encoded by the coding sequence ATGATTTCAAATCAAATACTTCAAAATACAATCGAAGGCTTAAAAACAATATCCAGAGCGGATCTTTGCATTATGGATATTGAGGGAAAAGTTCTGGTATCGACCTTCGCAGAACAGGTTGCCAGCAGTGCGGAAGTATTGAGTTTCGTTGAATCGCAGGCGGACAGCCAGGTGATCAAGGGGTTTCAGTATTTCAAGGTGTATGATGAACACCAGCTGGAGTACGTACTGATCGCAGGCGGCGGAAGTGAAGATATCTATATGATTGGCAAGCTGGCGGCATTCCAGATTGAGAATCTGTTGATTGCCTATAAAGAGCGTTTTGATAAAGATAATTTTATCAAGAACCTTCTGCTGGATAATCTTCTGCTCGTCGATATCTATAACCGTGCGAAAAAGCTACATATCGAAGTGAATGCCAGAAGGGTTGTATTTATACTGGAGACTAATCAGAGTAAGGATTACAATCTGCTGGAATGTATTAAAAATATGTTCCATGGAAAGAATGGCGATTTCATCACGGCAGTCGATGAGAAGAATATCATTATCGTCAAAGAACTGTCGGAGACCGATGGATATGACGAGATGAATAAAATTGCGGTTTCCATTCTGGATACGCTTGGTTACGGTACGGTAGGCGAAACCCACATTGCCTATGGAACGATCGTGAAAGAACTGAAAGAAGTTTCGAGATCCTACAAAGAAGCCAGAATGGCACTGGATGTCGGAAAAATCTTTTTTGGTGACCGCGATGTCATCGCTTACAGTTCACTCGGTATCGGTCGTCTGATCTATCAGCTTCCGATTCCGCTGTGTAAGATGTTTATCAAGGAAATATTTGCTGATAAATCACCGGATGATTTTGATGAGGAGACTCTGGTGACAATTAATAAGTTCTTTGAGAACAGCCTGAACGTTTCTGAGACATCCAGACAGCTGTATATTCACAGAAACACACTGGTATATCGCCTGGACAAGCTTCAAAAGAGTACCGGACTGGATCTGCGTGTATTTGAGGATGCCATTACGTTTAAGATTGCGTTAATGGTAGTGCGGTACATGCAGTACATGGAAACCTTGGATTACTAG
- a CDS encoding YitT family protein yields MTSKKEYLLIIAGTAAMAVSINSVFDPLGMVTGGFSGIAILIKELTKHLIPGGMPLGITTALLNVPLFLIGIKIKGFQFLKRSFVGMISLSVWLSILPQIPIIEGDLMLAALCGGAIQGVGIGLAFSGRGTTGGSDMAAALLQKKFPWYSVAQIMQVIDWIIVFFGALVFGFSMVLYAVVAIFVISKVSDGVIEGLKFSKAAFIITEKHQVISQTLMKELKRGTTGITVHGMYSGKEKIMLFCVVPKKQIVYVKEIIHRLDEHAFVIVTDAREVLGEGFLRYE; encoded by the coding sequence ATGACAAGCAAAAAAGAATATTTACTGATAATTGCAGGAACAGCCGCCATGGCGGTTTCCATCAATTCCGTATTCGATCCCCTGGGAATGGTTACGGGAGGTTTTTCGGGGATTGCGATCCTGATCAAAGAGCTTACAAAACATCTGATACCCGGGGGCATGCCGCTCGGCATCACAACTGCGCTTCTCAATGTTCCACTGTTTTTGATCGGAATAAAAATCAAAGGCTTCCAGTTTTTGAAGCGCTCGTTTGTCGGGATGATCAGTCTTTCTGTGTGGCTTTCTATCCTTCCGCAGATTCCGATCATTGAAGGAGATCTGATGCTCGCTGCCCTGTGCGGCGGTGCAATACAGGGAGTGGGTATCGGACTGGCGTTTTCAGGGAGAGGGACGACGGGAGGGAGTGATATGGCGGCGGCGCTGCTCCAGAAAAAGTTTCCGTGGTATTCCGTAGCTCAGATCATGCAGGTGATTGACTGGATTATAGTTTTTTTTGGCGCCCTTGTTTTCGGATTTTCCATGGTTTTATATGCGGTTGTAGCCATTTTTGTCATCTCAAAAGTCAGTGACGGAGTAATTGAGGGGTTGAAATTTTCTAAAGCAGCGTTTATTATAACGGAGAAGCATCAGGTGATCTCACAGACACTAATGAAGGAATTAAAAAGAGGAACAACTGGGATAACGGTACACGGAATGTATTCCGGAAAAGAAAAAATCATGTTGTTCTGCGTAGTTCCCAAGAAACAGATTGTCTATGTGAAGGAAATTATACACAGGCTGGATGAACACGCTTTTGTAATCGTTACAGATGCAAGGGAAGTACTGGGAGAGGGCTTTTTGCGTTACGAATGA
- a CDS encoding nitric oxide reductase activation protein gives MTDVNMREEYQLEIENRIRNLIWTVCGDYTLEARPDVDAFLKSKYIALYDGIKQGAFARYFCKEELSLYLVKKLYIHADEASLMTVAQMCIEEAVESRIASERSGVPEIRRRALEDTLEFDFHHLVKSEIGRLKIALFREKIQGEYVVSSAVRRNMERIYKLKNAKTTRDVIETIDELYNLWVEPGYEQTYGTLEHILSVTLEELTEYSWKDFLTEEMYEENLEAYLEKVSRDMTATRTPGSEEEEEEEVRDEEGLRKKKIIVVDEEAMQKVYSYVELNFGKTYLSPLQEKRMNFQLCKGLHSDCSLYFTDGILRSPVTRNYQYEYARKQQAKNKYAYYDYHRVVKRNIAVLSDTLKKALVMRDEVSETISDRGILIPSRLWKVGRTQDAKLFRKEEKTSTQDFVVDVLIDASGSQRPRQEKVVLQAYIIMEALSSVRIPHRVTSFCTFWDYTIIQRYREYDDPRSENERIFEFTTSSNNRDGLAVKAAAQELLNRDEEKKILIILSDGRPYDVILNRPNARNPQPYQGEYAIKDTGFEVRRLRSQGISVMGVFAGEEKDLEAEKRIFGKDFAYIRDIEYFSKIVGRYLKKQLEDNV, from the coding sequence ATGACAGATGTAAATATGAGAGAAGAGTATCAGCTGGAGATTGAAAACCGGATCAGGAACCTGATCTGGACAGTGTGTGGAGATTATACGCTGGAAGCAAGACCGGATGTGGATGCATTTCTGAAATCAAAATATATCGCACTTTACGATGGCATCAAGCAGGGAGCATTTGCCAGGTATTTCTGCAAAGAAGAACTGAGCCTCTATCTTGTAAAAAAGTTGTATATCCATGCAGATGAAGCTTCCCTGATGACAGTTGCACAGATGTGCATTGAGGAGGCTGTTGAGAGCAGGATCGCCAGTGAGAGGAGCGGCGTGCCCGAAATACGCAGGCGTGCGCTGGAGGATACGCTGGAGTTTGATTTTCATCATCTCGTGAAGAGTGAAATCGGCAGGCTGAAGATAGCACTGTTCCGGGAGAAAATACAGGGCGAGTATGTGGTGAGCAGCGCGGTTCGCAGGAATATGGAGCGCATATATAAACTAAAGAATGCAAAGACTACGCGGGATGTGATTGAGACGATCGATGAGCTTTACAATCTCTGGGTGGAACCGGGGTATGAACAGACGTACGGAACACTGGAACACATCCTTTCTGTCACGCTGGAGGAACTTACCGAGTACAGCTGGAAAGATTTTCTGACGGAAGAGATGTATGAGGAGAATCTCGAGGCCTATCTCGAAAAAGTCAGCAGAGATATGACCGCCACAAGAACACCGGGGAGCGAGGAAGAGGAAGAAGAAGAGGTCCGGGACGAGGAGGGATTGCGTAAGAAAAAGATCATCGTTGTGGATGAAGAAGCGATGCAAAAGGTCTATTCTTATGTTGAGCTGAATTTCGGCAAAACGTACCTGTCACCGCTTCAGGAAAAGCGAATGAATTTCCAGTTGTGCAAAGGACTTCATTCCGATTGCAGCCTCTATTTTACGGATGGTATACTGCGAAGTCCGGTCACTCGTAATTATCAGTATGAATATGCCAGGAAACAGCAGGCTAAGAATAAGTATGCTTACTACGATTATCATCGTGTGGTTAAGCGAAATATAGCAGTGCTGTCAGATACCTTGAAAAAGGCGCTGGTTATGCGGGATGAGGTATCAGAGACCATCAGCGACAGGGGAATACTGATTCCGTCCAGGCTTTGGAAGGTGGGGAGGACACAGGACGCAAAACTGTTTCGCAAAGAAGAAAAGACAAGCACCCAGGATTTTGTGGTAGATGTGCTGATCGATGCCAGTGGTTCACAGCGGCCCCGACAGGAAAAAGTGGTGCTCCAGGCATACATTATCATGGAAGCCCTGAGCAGTGTACGGATTCCGCATCGTGTCACAAGTTTCTGTACATTCTGGGATTATACCATTATTCAACGGTACAGGGAATATGATGACCCGCGGTCTGAAAATGAACGGATCTTCGAGTTTACGACATCTTCAAATAACAGGGATGGCCTTGCTGTCAAAGCTGCAGCCCAGGAGCTTCTGAACCGGGATGAAGAAAAGAAGATATTGATCATCTTGAGTGATGGGAGACCGTATGATGTAATCCTGAACAGACCGAATGCACGAAATCCACAGCCGTATCAGGGTGAATATGCGATTAAGGATACCGGATTCGAAGTGCGTCGCCTCAGGAGCCAGGGAATCTCTGTGATGGGGGTATTTGCCGGGGAAGAAAAAGACCTGGAGGCGGAGAAGAGAATTTTTGGAAAAGATTTTGCATATATCCGTGATATTGAGTATTTTTCTAAAATTGTCGGAAGATATCTGAAAAAACAGTTGGAGGACAATGTCTAA
- a CDS encoding MoxR family ATPase, whose amino-acid sequence MDELKFLEDQGVNPGMIEEVRAYREEFPVDDTVKYRVVKPLMPFYGREILEMAIAGLLQGENLLLTGSKATGKNVLAENLAYIFNRPSYNISFHVNTNSGDLIGTDTFIDNQVQLRKGSIYLCAQYGGFGILDEVNMAKNDAVSVLHATLDYRRSIDVPGYDKIELHPAARFIGTMNYGYAGTKELNEALVSRFLVIDMPPQSRDTLEPIFAQTFPDGKPEAMEQLIGLFLDLQLKAANGEISTKALDLRGMLAAVKTIRCGLAPALAVRMGIVNKSFDAFEKEIISDVVMTRIPEAWTEEDIFLM is encoded by the coding sequence GTGGATGAATTAAAATTTTTAGAGGATCAGGGTGTAAACCCGGGAATGATAGAAGAGGTTCGCGCATACCGCGAAGAGTTTCCTGTTGATGATACGGTGAAGTACCGGGTTGTAAAGCCGCTGATGCCGTTTTACGGACGTGAGATTCTGGAGATGGCAATTGCAGGCCTGCTGCAGGGAGAAAACCTGCTGCTGACAGGTTCCAAGGCGACGGGAAAGAATGTTCTGGCGGAAAATCTGGCATACATTTTTAACAGGCCTTCCTATAATATATCGTTCCATGTCAATACGAACAGCGGTGATCTGATCGGAACAGATACGTTTATTGATAATCAGGTGCAGCTGCGAAAAGGAAGCATTTACCTGTGCGCACAGTATGGGGGCTTTGGCATTTTGGATGAGGTGAATATGGCAAAAAATGATGCGGTTTCTGTGCTGCATGCCACCCTGGATTACCGGCGCAGCATTGATGTGCCGGGGTATGACAAGATAGAACTTCATCCGGCCGCCAGGTTTATAGGGACGATGAACTACGGGTATGCGGGAACGAAGGAGCTGAATGAGGCTCTCGTATCCCGTTTCCTGGTGATCGATATGCCGCCTCAGTCGAGAGACACGCTGGAGCCAATTTTTGCACAGACTTTCCCTGATGGGAAACCGGAGGCGATGGAGCAGCTGATAGGATTGTTTCTGGACCTGCAGCTGAAAGCGGCCAACGGTGAAATTTCAACGAAAGCGCTGGACCTGCGCGGTATGCTTGCGGCAGTCAAAACGATCCGATGCGGACTGGCGCCGGCACTTGCTGTGCGGATGGGAATTGTAAATAAGAGTTTTGATGCATTTGAAAAAGAAATCATCAGTGATGTTGTCATGACGAGAATACCGGAAGCCTGGACAGAAGAGGATATATTTCTCATGTAA
- a CDS encoding ammonium transporter — MNVELLMNIIWTMIAAFLVYFMQAGFAMCEAGFTRAKNTGNILMKNMMDFVLGSLCFFLIGFSLMHGTDWNGIIGLGGLFDPTSLGTVEDVSGTAVNMMNGLPVGVFMIFHTVFCATAATIVSGAMAERTKFIAYLIYSAAISLVIYPITGHWIWGGGWLSQMGFHDFAGSTAVHMVGGICACVGAKILGPRLGKYNKDGSVNAIPGHNLSIAALGVFILWFCWFGFNCGSTTSASTSLGDIAMTTNLAAAAATLLAMIVTWIRYGKPDVSMTFNGALAGLVAITAGCDTVSNWAAIAIGAVAGILVVFSVEFFDKIVKIDDPVGAISVHGVCGAAGTILTGVFSKEVSLGTQVLGVASVAAYVAIAAFIVFKLIDATVGLRVSEEEEIDGLDVHEHGAPAYANFNLHRDR; from the coding sequence ATGAATGTTGAATTGTTGATGAATATCATCTGGACTATGATAGCCGCATTCCTGGTGTATTTCATGCAGGCGGGATTTGCCATGTGTGAGGCAGGATTCACAAGGGCAAAGAACACGGGGAACATTTTGATGAAAAATATGATGGACTTTGTCCTGGGCAGCTTATGCTTCTTTCTGATCGGTTTTTCGCTGATGCACGGTACAGACTGGAACGGCATCATCGGTCTTGGCGGACTCTTTGATCCGACCTCGCTCGGAACGGTGGAGGATGTCAGCGGCACTGCGGTAAACATGATGAATGGTCTTCCAGTAGGCGTTTTCATGATCTTCCATACTGTGTTCTGCGCAACGGCTGCCACGATCGTATCGGGTGCTATGGCTGAGAGAACGAAGTTTATCGCATATCTGATCTACAGTGCGGCGATCAGCCTTGTGATCTATCCGATCACAGGGCACTGGATCTGGGGAGGCGGATGGCTGAGTCAGATGGGATTCCATGATTTTGCGGGATCTACAGCGGTCCATATGGTAGGCGGTATCTGTGCCTGTGTGGGGGCTAAAATCCTGGGTCCGCGTCTTGGCAAGTATAACAAAGACGGTTCTGTAAACGCGATTCCTGGCCATAATCTCTCGATTGCGGCACTCGGTGTCTTTATCCTGTGGTTCTGCTGGTTTGGATTTAACTGCGGTTCCACTACGTCGGCATCGACAAGCCTCGGTGATATTGCGATGACAACAAACCTTGCAGCGGCAGCGGCAACTCTCCTGGCAATGATTGTCACATGGATCCGTTATGGTAAGCCGGATGTTTCCATGACATTTAACGGTGCTCTTGCAGGTCTGGTTGCAATCACTGCTGGCTGTGACACCGTGAGCAACTGGGCAGCCATTGCCATCGGTGCTGTTGCCGGTATTCTGGTAGTATTCTCCGTTGAGTTTTTTGATAAGATCGTTAAAATCGATGATCCGGTAGGTGCCATCAGTGTACACGGTGTGTGTGGCGCCGCCGGAACGATCCTGACAGGTGTATTTTCGAAAGAGGTGAGTCTTGGAACACAGGTGCTCGGCGTTGCATCGGTTGCTGCATACGTAGCGATCGCAGCATTCATTGTGTTCAAACTGATTGATGCCACGGTTGGACTGCGTGTGTCAGAGGAAGAAGAAATCGATGGTCTGGATGTGCATGAACACGGTGCGCCTGCCTATGCGAACTTTAACCTGCACCGAGACAGATAA
- a CDS encoding P-II family nitrogen regulator: MKKLEIVVKPEKLEDLKGILDQCNASGLMIHNIMGYGQQKGYKQLYRGAEYHVNLLPKTKVETVVDDEVCDMIIDRVVEQINTGNYGDGKIFVYDVEDAVRIRTGERGKDAL; this comes from the coding sequence ATGAAAAAGCTTGAAATTGTTGTTAAACCTGAAAAGCTTGAAGATCTGAAAGGAATTTTGGATCAGTGTAATGCGAGTGGTCTTATGATACACAATATCATGGGTTACGGACAACAGAAAGGATACAAACAGCTTTACCGCGGTGCAGAATACCACGTCAATCTTTTACCCAAAACAAAAGTTGAGACAGTTGTAGATGATGAGGTGTGTGATATGATCATTGACAGAGTCGTGGAGCAGATCAACACTGGAAATTACGGCGATGGTAAAATTTTCGTTTACGATGTGGAAGATGCAGTACGCATCCGGACAGGAGAGCGTGGAAAAGATGCATTATGA